The following proteins are encoded in a genomic region of Flammeovirga pectinis:
- the porV gene encoding type IX secretion system outer membrane channel protein PorV, with amino-acid sequence MINLKVKSIFILLSVLSTVNVLAQSQIVGQDQNSNPIITAVPFLTIAPEARGAAMGDMGAATSADVNSSHWNPSKYARIDDEYGVSLSYNPWLQKIVGDMALSYLSGYYKLNDRQTIGASMRYFDLGSIDFTDNQGSVTRTFNPREYSFDGHFAMQLSNRYSMAVSGRYIYSNLAGSISSGAQDSKPGHAFAADISGYWVNPDVNLGQYNAVFAWGWNISNIGTKMNYSNESQEDFLPTNLRLGTTLTTELDPYNKITFGIDINKLLVPTPDSTYDYKSVGVLQGMWYGLSKAPGGFSEKMKEIMWSVGAEYWYNDMFAARVGYFYENPEKGDRQYMQMGLGIKYQVVTLDFSYLLSFKRNNPLEDTLRFTLSFNFGEQSKSAKTKRSGGNKSSQGGGGALDADDI; translated from the coding sequence ATGATCAACTTAAAAGTTAAATCAATATTTATATTGTTATCTGTACTTAGTACAGTAAATGTTTTAGCACAATCTCAAATTGTAGGCCAAGACCAAAATAGTAATCCTATAATTACAGCTGTACCATTTCTAACAATTGCACCAGAAGCTAGGGGTGCAGCAATGGGTGATATGGGTGCTGCAACATCTGCTGATGTAAATTCATCACATTGGAACCCCTCTAAATATGCTCGTATTGATGATGAATATGGTGTCTCATTATCTTATAATCCATGGCTACAAAAGATTGTTGGAGATATGGCATTAAGTTATTTATCTGGATACTATAAATTAAATGATCGTCAGACCATTGGTGCTAGTATGCGCTATTTTGATTTAGGAAGTATAGATTTTACTGATAATCAAGGTAGTGTTACAAGAACTTTTAACCCGAGAGAATATTCTTTTGATGGTCATTTTGCAATGCAACTTTCAAATAGGTACAGTATGGCTGTATCAGGAAGATATATATATTCAAATTTAGCTGGGTCAATTTCTAGTGGTGCTCAAGATAGTAAGCCTGGGCATGCTTTTGCTGCTGATATTTCTGGTTATTGGGTTAATCCTGATGTGAATTTAGGGCAGTATAATGCTGTTTTTGCTTGGGGTTGGAATATTTCGAATATTGGTACTAAAATGAATTATTCGAATGAAAGTCAAGAAGATTTTTTACCAACTAATTTACGCTTAGGTACTACTTTAACGACAGAGTTAGATCCATATAATAAAATTACTTTTGGTATTGATATCAATAAATTATTAGTACCTACACCAGATAGTACTTATGATTACAAATCTGTAGGTGTACTTCAAGGAATGTGGTATGGTTTATCTAAGGCTCCAGGTGGGTTCTCTGAAAAAATGAAAGAGATTATGTGGAGTGTTGGTGCAGAGTATTGGTATAATGATATGTTTGCAGCACGTGTGGGTTATTTCTATGAGAATCCTGAAAAAGGAGACCGTCAATATATGCAGATGGGTTTAGGTATTAAGTATCAAGTGGTTACTTTAGATTTTTCTTATCTATTATCATTTAAGCGAAATAATCCTTTAGAAGACACATTAAGATTTACTTTATCGTTTAATTTTGGTGAACAATCTAAAAGTGCTAAAACCAAAAGAAGTGGTGGAAATAAATCATCTCAAGGAGGTGGAGGAGCATTAGATGCTGATGATATTTAA
- a CDS encoding M16 family metallopeptidase, which translates to MKNIREEKGLSYGIHSSFRNEINQGYFLIASDVKKDLKDLALEEIYKEIDILASQLVSEDELTTVKNYMTGNFVMSINSNLSLLEITKSLYKKGLSFDYYDSYVSRIQSISSEDIKNMTNKYLKGDLLEIAVG; encoded by the coding sequence ATGAAGAACATTAGAGAAGAAAAAGGTCTTTCTTATGGTATTCATTCTTCTTTTAGAAATGAAATAAATCAAGGTTATTTTTTAATAGCTTCTGATGTTAAAAAAGATCTTAAAGATTTAGCATTGGAAGAAATTTATAAGGAAATAGATATTCTTGCAAGTCAATTAGTATCAGAAGATGAATTGACTACAGTAAAAAATTACATGACGGGTAATTTTGTAATGTCTATAAATTCTAATTTATCTCTTTTAGAAATTACAAAGTCTTTATATAAGAAAGGATTAAGTTTCGATTATTATGATTCTTATGTTAGTAGAATCCAATCGATTTCTTCAGAAGATATAAAGAACATGACAAATAAATATCTGAAAGGTGATTTATTAGAAATTGCAGTAGGGTAA
- the carA gene encoding glutamine-hydrolyzing carbamoyl-phosphate synthase small subunit: MEKKTAILMLQDGTTYKGTAIGAIGTTTGEICFNTSMTGYQEIYTDPSYYGQIIVNTVSHIGNYGTVHNENESAKPQINGLVVKSFSSVYSRNTAEGSLQDYLENANLVGIADIDTRELVRHIRQKGAMNAIITSEISDLDEIKKKLKATPDMEGLELSSVVCTKEPYSVGDPHAAVKVAVLDLGIKKSILDNFTSRGMLCKVFPSNTTFEQMKQWKPDGYFLSNGPGDPAVMDYAVETAKQILEADKPLFGICLGHQVISRAVGLSTYKMHHGHRGANHPVKNLISGRSEITSQNHGFAVDMDSIKKNDNIELTHINLNDDTVEGIKVLDKKAFSIQYHPEASPGPHDSRYLFTRFLELIQD, encoded by the coding sequence ATGGAGAAGAAGACGGCAATTTTAATGCTGCAAGACGGTACTACCTATAAAGGAACGGCCATCGGAGCAATTGGTACAACAACAGGTGAAATTTGTTTCAACACAAGTATGACAGGGTATCAAGAAATTTATACAGACCCTTCTTATTACGGACAAATTATTGTAAACACAGTTTCTCACATAGGAAACTATGGTACTGTTCACAATGAAAACGAGTCTGCTAAACCTCAAATTAATGGGCTTGTAGTGAAAAGTTTTTCAAGTGTATATTCAAGAAACACTGCTGAAGGCTCACTTCAAGATTATTTAGAAAATGCTAACCTTGTTGGTATAGCAGATATTGATACTAGAGAATTAGTACGTCATATCCGCCAAAAAGGGGCAATGAATGCTATAATTACTTCTGAAATTTCTGATTTAGATGAAATTAAGAAAAAATTAAAAGCAACACCAGATATGGAAGGTTTAGAATTATCTTCTGTAGTTTGTACAAAAGAACCTTACAGTGTTGGAGATCCTCATGCTGCAGTAAAAGTAGCAGTTTTGGATTTAGGAATTAAGAAATCTATACTAGATAACTTTACTTCTAGAGGAATGCTTTGTAAAGTATTTCCATCGAATACCACTTTTGAGCAAATGAAGCAATGGAAACCAGATGGCTATTTCTTGTCAAATGGACCTGGTGATCCTGCAGTAATGGATTATGCAGTAGAAACTGCGAAACAAATATTAGAGGCGGATAAACCTTTATTTGGAATTTGTTTAGGACATCAAGTTATTTCTAGAGCAGTAGGTTTATCTACTTACAAAATGCATCATGGACATAGAGGTGCTAACCATCCTGTGAAAAATTTGATCTCAGGAAGATCTGAAATTACTTCACAGAACCATGGTTTTGCTGTTGACATGGATAGTATTAAGAAGAATGACAACATTGAACTTACACACATCAATTTAAATGATGATACTGTAGAAGGTATAAAAGTGTTGGATAAGAAAGCATTCTCTATACAATACCACCCAGAAGCTTCGCCAGGACCTCATGATTCTCGATATCTATTCACAAGATTCTTAGAGTTAATACAAGACTAA
- a CDS encoding M16 family metallopeptidase, translated as MNQILDRKIAPNSYPVQDFSVLKPSILELENSSKVFILKNSSQPIIHFTLSIKGGKLVEKSLGSASLTSKMLGEGLKGMDSAQIHQKLEAFGAIISVSSDIDSFTINGHCLTRYFGEVVAMVKRYLTESEFSEKEFQHILQVMIQQKKLSEEKTSFIATKLFRENFYGTSHPYGQSLTSEELLDYDIGVVENYYLKNILHSPFDLFIAGDISDREIDTIKEVLGAIKFNRSSAILEYPPFVNKIATSSLKIYEDKDDAVQTSIRIGCPTFSLPNSDLEAFSVMNETLGDILGQD; from the coding sequence ATGAATCAAATTCTAGATAGAAAAATAGCTCCTAATTCTTATCCTGTTCAGGATTTTTCAGTTTTAAAACCATCAATTTTAGAATTAGAGAATTCAAGTAAGGTTTTCATTTTAAAAAATTCTTCTCAACCAATTATTCATTTTACTTTATCTATTAAAGGAGGTAAACTGGTAGAAAAATCTTTAGGTAGTGCCTCTTTAACATCTAAAATGTTAGGAGAAGGTTTAAAAGGAATGGATAGTGCTCAGATACATCAAAAACTTGAAGCATTTGGAGCAATAATCTCTGTATCAAGTGATATTGATTCTTTTACTATAAATGGACATTGTTTAACTCGATATTTTGGAGAGGTTGTAGCGATGGTAAAAAGGTATTTAACGGAGTCAGAATTTTCGGAGAAAGAGTTTCAACACATTCTTCAAGTAATGATTCAACAGAAAAAGTTAAGTGAAGAGAAAACATCCTTTATAGCTACTAAGTTATTTAGAGAAAACTTTTATGGAACAAGCCATCCTTATGGACAATCTTTAACTTCTGAAGAGCTGTTAGATTATGACATTGGGGTTGTGGAAAATTATTACCTTAAAAATATCTTACATTCTCCATTTGATTTATTTATAGCTGGAGATATAAGTGATAGAGAAATAGATACAATTAAGGAGGTTTTAGGTGCTATTAAGTTTAACCGTTCTAGTGCTATATTAGAATACCCTCCTTTTGTAAATAAAATAGCAACGTCATCATTAAAAATATATGAGGATAAAGATGATGCTGTTCAAACAAGTATAAGAATTGGTTGTCCTACATTTTCATTACCTAATAGTGATTTAGAAGCATTTTCAGTAATGAATGAAACCCTTGGGGATATTTTGGGTCAAGATTAA
- the porU gene encoding type IX secretion system sortase PorU, whose product MNNSYKTNTFYLDIILLITIFSINAFSQGPLSDGSIYKLKVNKTGIYKIDNAVFTELGIDVSNLSPEDIAIYGFGYGMLPQPNNKARPSSLTEISIKFVGEDNNKISSSDIFIFYGEGPNALVIDSVNHFISTEFNLYDEANYYFLKIGGQNSKNRVVIENRTPSTPQSFSSLIEVVHHEKDLITALSEPSGRYWFGEDLTTESSQAIVIDFNPINTSTEMMIKCGVMAKSRAESTFSVSLLGTERGEVVVRGARDFNSYRYGRQGYMENNLFKPFTINDIGDNLNLDVSYSKPQSDSEGYIDYFTINTKRNIATYKNNFVYHEILPSNVDGATISINTVFEYLWDVSDPLNITSLNISNNKITTIRKQQLTSIAAFNIDDLISPELVGNLSNQNIRDLQTPNLLIISYGEYLNQANKLAQHRSTTNSIDVRVVDVEQIYNEYSSGRQDISAIRDFIRTLYTNNSQKLKNVLLFGQGSYDYKGIKQEGGSKVAIYESRDVLQRTKTYSSDDYIGFLDENEGFWAEDIDGSVENYDLEIGIGRLPARTLEDAEILVDRIINYDTLSTNLDSWKKRVLFVADDGDTNTHQGDANDLATYVEETFSDFDSKRVYIDNYPKESTPSGALSPESNESINNWVNNEGVLIVNYSGHGSITNWAEEAILTVDMINNFSNYTKLPLFLTATCEFGRYDNPAIMSSAERLLFNPKGGAISLLTTTRPVYASSNFKINKAFYDYVFLKDQNNNYSSLGQVMMRTKNNSLSGVNNRNFALLGDPSMMLDLSTREINLTTLNHNQYTSTDTIKALDSVLLEGEVTINGVKDKNFNGNIYLTLYEKVTESSTRGNDGSVTVFNYLERKYQLFRGVVSVIEGDFAFDFVVPKDIRYAYGTAKLSFYANNTSFDAIGSDVDIIIGGTSSNPVTETVPPEIKMYFNGDSSASTIPPDSYLYAEFFDESGINISGIGTGHDIKLSMDNGSEEWILNEFLMPKEGVENTYSLVFPLNDLEEGEHSFTIEVWDVLNNRAEKTINVIVSPISELEITDLVAFPNPIDENMDLRFSNNVVGQDITVTSNIIAMNGNTVLSTVNEFENVEEITTLQYKGLRSHYGLISGMYVVQLIIECHSLNLSTFKTTRIVLF is encoded by the coding sequence ATGAATAACTCCTATAAAACCAACACTTTTTATTTAGATATCATTTTATTGATTACTATTTTTTCTATAAATGCTTTTTCTCAAGGGCCTTTATCTGATGGAAGTATTTATAAATTGAAAGTAAATAAAACAGGTATATATAAAATTGATAATGCTGTATTTACTGAATTAGGAATTGATGTTTCAAATCTATCTCCTGAAGATATTGCTATATATGGTTTTGGATATGGTATGTTACCTCAACCAAATAACAAAGCAAGGCCATCTTCTTTAACAGAAATATCTATAAAATTTGTAGGAGAAGACAATAATAAAATTTCATCATCAGATATTTTTATTTTTTATGGAGAGGGTCCTAATGCTTTGGTTATAGATTCAGTAAATCATTTTATTTCTACGGAATTTAATTTATATGATGAAGCGAATTATTACTTTTTAAAAATAGGAGGTCAAAACTCTAAGAACAGAGTCGTTATTGAGAATAGAACTCCTTCAACTCCACAATCTTTTTCTAGTTTAATAGAAGTAGTACATCATGAAAAAGATTTAATTACAGCTTTAAGTGAGCCGTCTGGAAGATATTGGTTTGGTGAAGATTTAACAACAGAGTCTTCACAAGCAATAGTCATCGATTTTAACCCAATCAATACATCAACTGAGATGATGATAAAGTGTGGCGTGATGGCAAAATCAAGAGCAGAAAGTACATTTTCAGTATCTTTATTAGGTACAGAAAGAGGTGAAGTAGTTGTTCGTGGAGCTAGAGACTTTAATTCATACAGGTATGGAAGACAAGGTTACATGGAAAATAATTTATTTAAACCTTTTACAATAAATGATATAGGTGATAATTTAAATTTGGATGTTTCTTATAGTAAACCTCAATCAGATTCAGAAGGGTATATTGATTACTTTACAATTAATACGAAAAGAAATATTGCTACGTATAAGAATAACTTTGTATATCATGAAATTTTGCCATCAAATGTAGATGGTGCTACAATTTCGATAAATACAGTCTTTGAATATTTGTGGGACGTTTCAGATCCTTTAAATATCACGTCATTAAATATATCCAATAATAAAATTACTACAATAAGAAAACAGCAACTTACATCTATTGCTGCTTTTAATATTGATGATTTAATATCCCCTGAATTAGTAGGTAATTTATCGAATCAAAATATAAGAGATTTACAAACACCGAATTTATTAATTATATCTTATGGAGAATATTTAAATCAAGCCAATAAATTAGCTCAACATAGATCTACAACGAACTCTATTGACGTTAGAGTAGTTGATGTAGAGCAAATTTATAATGAATATTCATCAGGTAGACAAGATATTTCAGCGATAAGAGACTTTATAAGAACACTATATACTAATAACTCTCAAAAATTAAAGAATGTACTTTTATTTGGACAAGGATCATATGATTATAAAGGTATTAAACAAGAAGGTGGAAGTAAAGTAGCCATTTATGAGTCTAGAGACGTATTACAGAGAACTAAAACATATTCGTCTGATGATTATATTGGTTTTCTAGATGAAAATGAAGGGTTTTGGGCAGAAGATATTGATGGTAGTGTAGAAAATTATGATTTAGAAATAGGTATAGGTCGCTTACCCGCCAGAACATTAGAAGATGCGGAAATATTGGTTGATAGAATAATTAATTATGATACACTTTCTACAAATTTAGACTCTTGGAAGAAAAGGGTCCTTTTTGTTGCAGATGACGGTGATACTAATACTCATCAAGGAGATGCAAATGATTTAGCAACCTATGTCGAAGAAACATTTTCAGATTTTGATTCAAAAAGAGTTTATATTGATAATTACCCAAAAGAATCAACTCCATCAGGAGCTTTATCACCTGAATCTAATGAAAGTATTAATAATTGGGTTAATAATGAGGGTGTTTTAATTGTTAATTATAGTGGCCATGGCTCTATTACAAATTGGGCTGAAGAAGCAATATTAACCGTTGATATGATTAATAATTTTTCTAATTATACAAAACTACCACTATTCTTAACTGCTACATGTGAATTTGGTAGATATGATAATCCTGCAATAATGTCAAGTGCAGAACGATTATTATTTAACCCAAAAGGAGGTGCAATTTCTTTACTAACAACAACACGACCGGTATATGCATCAAGTAATTTTAAGATCAATAAAGCTTTTTATGATTATGTTTTTTTAAAAGATCAAAATAATAATTATTCTAGTTTAGGGCAGGTAATGATGAGAACTAAGAATAATAGTCTTTCAGGTGTAAATAATCGAAATTTTGCATTATTGGGTGATCCATCTATGATGTTAGATCTTTCAACTAGAGAAATAAACCTAACAACACTTAATCATAATCAATATACTTCTACTGATACTATTAAAGCACTTGACTCTGTTTTATTGGAAGGAGAAGTGACTATTAATGGAGTAAAAGACAAAAATTTTAATGGTAATATTTATCTAACGTTATATGAAAAAGTAACAGAATCTTCAACTAGAGGTAATGATGGATCAGTAACTGTTTTTAATTATTTGGAAAGGAAGTATCAGCTATTTAGAGGGGTTGTGTCTGTTATAGAAGGTGATTTTGCTTTTGATTTTGTAGTACCTAAAGATATTCGTTACGCATATGGAACTGCAAAATTAAGTTTTTATGCTAATAACACATCTTTTGATGCGATAGGAAGTGATGTCGATATAATAATTGGAGGAACATCATCTAATCCTGTTACTGAAACAGTTCCTCCAGAGATAAAGATGTATTTTAATGGAGATTCATCGGCAAGTACAATACCACCAGATAGTTATTTATATGCAGAATTTTTTGACGAAAGTGGTATAAATATATCAGGAATTGGTACAGGGCACGACATAAAATTATCAATGGATAATGGTAGTGAGGAATGGATTTTAAATGAATTTTTAATGCCAAAAGAAGGAGTAGAGAATACTTATTCTTTAGTTTTTCCTTTAAATGACCTTGAAGAAGGAGAACATTCATTTACTATAGAAGTATGGGATGTTTTAAATAATAGAGCAGAAAAAACAATAAATGTAATTGTAAGTCCAATATCAGAATTAGAAATAACAGACTTGGTTGCTTTTCCAAACCCTATTGATGAAAATATGGACTTACGTTTTTCAAATAATGTTGTTGGGCAAGATATTACTGTTACATCAAATATTATTGCAATGAATGGTAATACAGTATTATCTACAGTTAATGAATTTGAGAATGTTGAAGAGATTACAACATTACAATATAAAGGCTTAAGATCTCATTATGGTTTAATAAGTGGCATGTATGTTGTTCAATTGATAATAGAATGCCACAGCTTGAATTTAAGTACTTTTAAGACAACTAGAATTGTTTTATTTTAA
- a CDS encoding sulfotransferase family protein: protein MASFDNLDMATLSGSSLSNFKKIENQYKIEPQFKSKYNKAKLISTLCYPIEKINSDWLYNKIDKNEIGKDPVFVLGHWRSGTTHLHNLLSKDPQFGFVNTFQSVFPNALMFGRNLFIQLMRQLMPKERPADGLKLDPLFPQEEEFALGNLHDMSFYYFWYFPKQTQEIFDRVLLGKGLSEEDKELWRTTYKRFAKLALWQTKGERFLSKNPPNTARVDELLKIYPNAKFIYIYRNPYEVFGSTVRFFKGVLPSQQFQDISDEELDENILKVFTKMYDKYETDKKLIPKENLIEIKYEEFSKDNLGYLDTIYKQLDLGDFSNVKGVMNEYIESLGTHKKHQYNFPQETIDKVNANWSYAFDKWGYDKL, encoded by the coding sequence ATGGCATCGTTTGATAACTTAGATATGGCAACTCTATCAGGGAGTTCATTATCAAATTTCAAAAAAATTGAAAACCAATATAAAATAGAACCTCAATTCAAATCAAAATATAACAAGGCTAAACTTATAAGTACCCTTTGCTATCCAATTGAAAAGATTAATAGTGATTGGTTATATAATAAAATAGATAAGAACGAAATAGGTAAAGATCCTGTGTTTGTTCTTGGTCATTGGAGAAGTGGAACTACGCATTTACATAATTTATTAAGTAAAGATCCACAGTTTGGTTTCGTAAATACATTTCAAAGTGTTTTTCCAAATGCATTAATGTTTGGTAGAAATCTTTTTATTCAATTAATGAGACAGTTGATGCCTAAAGAAAGACCTGCAGATGGTTTGAAATTAGATCCATTATTTCCTCAGGAAGAAGAATTTGCCTTAGGAAATTTACATGATATGAGTTTCTATTACTTCTGGTACTTTCCTAAGCAGACACAAGAAATATTTGATAGAGTATTATTAGGAAAGGGATTATCTGAAGAAGATAAAGAATTATGGAGAACTACATATAAACGTTTTGCCAAACTAGCATTATGGCAAACAAAAGGAGAAAGATTTCTATCTAAAAACCCTCCTAATACAGCCAGAGTTGATGAATTATTGAAAATTTATCCAAATGCAAAATTCATTTACATATATAGAAATCCATACGAAGTTTTTGGTTCAACGGTAAGGTTCTTTAAAGGAGTACTACCAAGTCAGCAGTTTCAAGATATTTCAGATGAAGAGTTAGATGAAAATATTTTAAAAGTATTTACAAAAATGTATGATAAATACGAAACAGATAAAAAGCTAATTCCGAAAGAAAATTTAATTGAAATAAAGTATGAAGAGTTTTCAAAGGATAACTTAGGGTACTTAGATACAATTTATAAGCAATTAGATTTAGGAGACTTCTCTAATGTGAAAGGAGTAATGAATGAGTATATAGAAAGCTTAGGAACGCACAAAAAACATCAATACAACTTTCCACAAGAGACCATTGATAAAGTTAATGCAAATTGGTCTTATGCCTTTGATAAATGGGGGTATGATAAGTTATAA
- a CDS encoding IS30 family transposase yields the protein MDLTLSQRYKIETYLEEGYSNSLISDKINVHKSTVGRELKRCDHLDGYDAVYAHKRYLKKKCKQTGFHSSTIEYKDEILSALEVNQYSPEQIVNRKRLEGGSFPCVETVYQIIYSQMSQNPSLKEHLRHHKKKRRPRASKETRGKLTNRKNIRTRPIEADNRSEIGHWEADVVIGTKARSAVLVTLVDRKSGYLLVGKANSKSENDVGATLLSMYERTPIPWYTITFDNGKEFACHQKIEELCNTVAYFADPYSSWQRGTNENTNGLLRQYFPKGQSMEDVLLKYISKIENKLNNRPRKRYGFYSPIELINNIDINAA from the coding sequence ATGGATCTTACCCTATCACAAAGGTATAAAATAGAAACGTATTTAGAAGAAGGATATTCAAATAGTTTAATATCTGATAAAATCAACGTTCACAAATCTACTGTAGGTAGAGAATTAAAGCGTTGTGATCACCTTGATGGATACGATGCTGTGTATGCTCATAAACGATACCTTAAAAAGAAATGTAAACAAACTGGTTTTCATAGTTCTACAATAGAATATAAAGATGAAATTCTGTCTGCATTAGAGGTTAATCAATATAGTCCTGAACAAATTGTAAATCGCAAACGCTTAGAAGGAGGCTCCTTTCCGTGTGTTGAAACAGTATATCAAATTATATATTCTCAGATGAGTCAGAATCCTTCCTTAAAAGAACATCTAAGACATCACAAAAAGAAACGAAGACCAAGAGCCTCTAAGGAAACTAGAGGGAAACTTACAAACAGGAAAAATATACGTACTAGACCAATAGAAGCTGATAATCGTTCTGAAATAGGACATTGGGAAGCTGACGTGGTAATTGGTACTAAAGCTCGTTCTGCTGTGCTTGTAACTTTAGTAGATAGAAAGAGTGGGTATCTATTAGTAGGAAAGGCAAATAGTAAATCTGAAAATGATGTAGGTGCTACATTGTTATCAATGTATGAAAGAACGCCAATTCCTTGGTATACTATTACTTTTGATAATGGAAAAGAGTTTGCTTGTCATCAGAAAATAGAAGAATTATGTAATACTGTAGCCTATTTCGCAGATCCTTACTCTAGCTGGCAAAGAGGTACAAATGAAAATACAAATGGGTTATTAAGACAATATTTCCCTAAAGGTCAGAGTATGGAAGATGTACTTTTAAAGTATATCTCCAAAATTGAAAATAAACTCAATAATAGACCTCGTAAAAGGTATGGATTTTATAGTCCTATTGAGCTTATAAATAATATTGATATTAATGCAGCCTAA
- the rplQ gene encoding 50S ribosomal protein L17, translating to MRHGKKFNHLGRQKKHRELMLANMACSIIEHKRIFTTVAKAKALRTYVEPLVTKAKNDTMHSRRVVFSYLRDKEATAEIFSTVRDAIIDRPGGYTRIIKTGRRLGDGAEMAMIEFVDFNEVYNVKETKTKTRRSKKKSTGSEAAATETENNEESAE from the coding sequence ATGAGACACGGTAAAAAATTCAACCACTTAGGTAGACAAAAGAAGCATAGAGAGCTTATGCTTGCAAATATGGCTTGTTCTATTATTGAGCACAAGCGTATTTTCACAACTGTTGCTAAAGCTAAAGCTTTAAGAACTTATGTTGAGCCATTAGTAACTAAGGCAAAGAACGATACAATGCACTCTCGTAGAGTTGTATTCTCTTACCTTCGTGATAAAGAAGCTACAGCAGAAATATTCTCTACTGTACGTGATGCTATCATTGATCGTCCAGGTGGATATACTCGTATTATCAAGACAGGTCGTCGTTTAGGTGATGGTGCTGAAATGGCAATGATCGAGTTTGTTGACTTCAACGAAGTTTACAATGTGAAAGAAACGAAGACGAAAACTCGTCGTAGTAAAAAGAAATCTACAGGTTCAGAAGCAGCAGCTACTGAAACTGAAAATAATGAAGAATCAGCTGAATAA